Part of the Paenibacillus terrae HPL-003 genome is shown below.
CGTCATGAACGCCGGGCGGATTACCGGAGAGGTTAGCCGTGAGGACGCGTCGCAGGAAACATTGATGAGATATATGACCAAGTCGGGAGGCGTGAAGCATGGAAACCATAACTAAATTATTTAAAAATAACATCCGCCAATATGGCATGATGATTGCGCTGGTCGTCATTATGATCCTGTTCGAGGTGCTAACGGGCGGCCTGCTGTTGAAGCCGATTAATATTACAAATCTGATTCTGCAAAACAGCTACATTCTCGTGCTTGCCATCGGGATGGTGCTGGTCATCATCACTGGACATATTGATTTGTCTGTCGGCTCGATAGCCGCTTTTGTCGGTGCGGTTGCCGCCATTATGATGGTGGATTGGCAACTTCCGGCGTGGATCGCCGTCATTGCATCTTTGGTAGTCGGAGCGCTGATCGGCGCATGGCAAGGGTTCTGGGTCGCCTATGTGCGGATTCCGGCGTTTATCGTTACGTTGGCGGGAATGCTGCTCTTTCGCGGATTGACGATGATTGTGCTGGAAGGCCAATCCATCTCCCCTTTTCCGGGTGGCTTTCAGAAAATCAGTTCGGGCTTTCTGCCGGACTTTGCATCCTCCGGTTATAACCTGGTATCTATCATTGTCGGCATTGCACTTACGGTTTGGTTTATCGTCAATGAGCTTCGCGAGCGCCGTTCCCAGCTTAAATACGGCTTTGAGGTTCCGTCACAGACTTTATTTTTACTCAAGTTGATTGTGGTAGCTGCTGTCATTAATCTGTTCACCTTTATGCTCGCAAGCTATGCGGGAATCCCGAATATTCTCGTATTGCTGTTCATACTGATCGTTGTGTACTCCTTCGTCATGAACCGCACGGTTATGGGCCGTCATGTGTATGCGTTGGGTGGAAATGAAAAGGCAGCGGGTCTGTCCGGTGTCAAAACGAAAAAAGTAACGTTCTGGGTATTCGTGAACATGGGCGTGCTGGCCGCCATTTCCGGTCTGATCTTCGCTGCACGTCTGAACGCGGCTACACCGAGAGCAGGTACGAACTTTGAGCTGGATGCCATCGCGGCTTGCTTTATCGGCGGGGCTTCGGCATCCGGTGGGATCGGGACGGTTTTTGGAGCGATTATCGGTGGCTTGGTCATGGGCGTACTGAATAACGGCATGTCCCTGATCGGTCTGGGCATTGACTGGCAGCAAGGCATCAAGGGTTTGGTGCTGCTGCTGGCGGTAGCCTTCGATATTTACAACAAAAACAAAAGATCGGCTTAGCGTTCCACGTCCGGCTATCTCTAAAGTTAATATGTAAACAGATAAAAGGAACCTCCAGTCCCACTCGAAATGTGGATGCTGGAGGTTTCTTGTTTAGGTCGTTACCATTTGTCCGCCATTGACATGCAGCGTTTGGCCTGTAATAAAGGAGCCGTCATCCGAAGCCAGCAGCACATAAGCGGGGGCCAACTCATAAGGCTGCCCGGCACGCTTCATCGGTGTATTGGTGCCGAAGGTGCGGATCGCTTCCGGTGATTGTGTGGCGGCATTCAGCGGAGTCCAGATCGGACCGGGAGCAATGGCGTTCACGCGAATGCACTGATCGACCAGATTATTAGCCAGAGCGCGAGTAAAGCTAACAATGGCTCCTTTGGTAGCTGAATAGTCAATTAGATTCTTTTGCCCGACATATGCTGTAACCGAAGCTGTATTGACAATACTGGCTCCAGCCCGCATATATGGCAGTACTTCTGTGGTCATATGAAAGAAGGAAATTATATTCGTGTCAAACGTGTCACGAAGCTGTTGTTCACTGATATCCAGATACGATTCGCGCACAAACTGAACACCCATGTTATTAATGAGGATATCAATACGGCCGAAGGTTTCCATCGTTTTTTGGACAACCAGACAGCAGTTGCTTTTTTGCCTCAGATCGCCCGGAATTAACAAACAACGTCTGCCTAGTTTGTGAATCACATCGCGGGTTTCCATCGCATCCCGATGTTCATCGAGGTAGGCAATGACCACATCGGCCCCTTCCTTGGCAAAGGCCACTGCAACCGCACGACCAATACCACTGTCACCGCCGCTAATAATAGCTACCCGATCCTGAAGCTTTCCCGTGCCGATATATTTAGGATTATCAAAAATAGGGCGTGGAACCATCAGATACTCCAACCCCGGCTGTCTGTATTGATGCTGGGGAGGGAAAGCAATCGGAACTTCTTTACATTGGGTTTCTGTACCGTAATTAGGATACTGCAAATTCATTGTTGATCCCTTCTTTAGGCGTTTTGAAATCCAATATATTCGAAATGGGCGCAAACGGTGACTATCCTGAAATCGTCGCTCCATCCGCCGGAATATGGACACGATCCCCCAAGCCTTCACGGTTGATATGTTCCGCAAGCTCGGAACGAGTGAGCAGACAGTGGTTAATTGCTTCCATGTGGACAGCTACGAGTTGTGAATACGGGGCGTGCTGCGCTACCGCCGTCACATCCTGGGCAGTCATAATGATGGGGTCACCTAACGTAAACCGTGCTCCTCCAGCATTCACAATCGTCCAGTCAGGACGGTATTCGTCCAGTGCTTCCGCGACTTCACTGCACCAGATCGTATCCCCGGCCAAATAGACAACAGGCTCACCCGGAGCCTGAAATACAAAGCCCGATACGGGGCCCATCTGTTCGCCGATTTCTCCAGTACCGTGATGTCCGGTTGTGCGGATAATCTCAATTTCTCCCATAGACCCAACCACCCAAATCGGATTGACCTGTGTAAAACCGTCAGCAGTAATTTGCTCTTCATTACCGGGCTGACAGAAGACGGGAATTTGCTTGTCCAGCCATTGTACAGCCGCCGGGTCCCAATGATCCGGGTGCAAATGCGTAACGATCACAACGTCAGGCTGTCCAAGTGTTTCCCATTGTGGCGGCAAGGGAACCAACGGATTGCGACGTTCATTCTCCGTATTTGGAACAGGTGGATTTACACCAGGCTCGCTCAGCATCGGGTCGATCAGAAATTTTACCCCACCATATTCCAGCCATAGGGTTGCATTGCGGATCAGTGTGATTTTCATATATGGATAGCTCCTTTTGTATAATCGAAAGAATTTTTTAGCCGGATATATTCGGCAGTTACTTGTTTCTGTTACAATCATATCTGATGCAAGAAGATACAGGCTACGGCCTGCTGAAAGGAAAACAAGAATTCTCGTTTCATCATGAAAGGAAAAATGGCTATGGAACTATTCGTACCCGATGACACTGATCTGCGCATTCTTCATCATCTGATTGAGGACAGCTCTTTGTCGCACAAGGAGATTGGTCTGCTTGTACATTTGACAGGCCAAGCGGTAGGAGCGCGTGTTCGAAAGATGGAGGATGCAGGCATCATCGAAGGCTATACGCTACGCTGGAATCCTGAAAAAATGGGGCAGACCATTCATGCCTTTATTACGGTGTTTTTGAATTCGGGAACCGTTCATAGTGCTTTTCAGGCATTCGCACGGAAGCATCCCTCTATTGTTGAGATTCATCGGGTTAGTGGGGAGGGCTGTTACTGGATGCGCTTGCGCATGTCGTCACAGGAAGAGCTAAATACCATGCTTGATGAACTGACGCAGTACGGCAATTACAAACTAAGCTTTTCGTTAGGAGAAATAAAATGATAAAAGCTCCCGGTGCTAGTGCCGGGAGCTTTATTGTTGACGAGGACGCATAGAGGTTAGCTATGCAGGCTCATTTTTAAAATATGCTGCAAGCCATGCGATCCCATCTTAGTGTCGCCCTCGTCTTTAAAGCCGCATTTGAGATACAGACTTTGAACAGGCAGATTACGGGCGTTGACACCCAGCACGACTTCGCGAACATGTGGGAAGTGCTTAGCAATAAATTGGGGCAGTTGAAGCAACCCGTGTTTAGCGTATCCTTGTCCCTGATCTGCGTAATGAATAGAGAAAGCACGCAGCAGCAGAGCCTCGGAAGTATTCGTATAGTCCGCTAATTCATCTCCATCGTATAAAATGAAGAATCCCACGGGTCTTCCAGTAGCCGTAATCACGACAGGATGGCGGTGTGGATCTTCCTTGGCGAGTGCCAGCATTTGATCCGGCATTCCAGTAAACTGCTTCTGCTCCTCAGGCAAGTAAAAGGTATGTAAAATGGCATCATGCTCACAATGGTAAGGTACAAGCTCCACGTTAGTAGTAGAAGCAGTCTGTGAGGTGTATGTGGGTTTAATCAATGATTACACTCCAATCTGTAATATTTTTAACATACTATAACATCTCATTCGCTATATAAGCTGAACTTAAAAAATGTACAAAAAGAGAAACGTGAACTCACCTTACTTACGTATTACCCATTACATAAACAAGCATGGCTAAAAGGAGACGTGTACTTCTATGAAGCAGGTAGCACAATATCGTGAAAGTCAGGACCTATTGCGTCATGAGCTGAAAACCATTGAGGCGTGGGAGAAAGAGCAAAAGGACATTTTTTTCTGGGAAAAAATCGGCAGATGGCCTTTTATGCTGCTGGATCGACTGACGCCTAAAATCATTAAAGACAAGCTGGAGCAACTGCTTAACGAGCTGGGAAGCTTTATCCAAAACGGTGGTAAATATTTGGTGAAAGAAGAAACGGTTCTGAATAAGCTGAAAAGGACGGCCTGTGAACACGTGATTCGGCAAAATGGCGCGGATTCCAATTCTAATACGCAGGATCGGCTTCATGATGGGGAAAACGCTGATTCGGACGGTAGTTTTGAACCGACGTGGGGATTGAAGCAGGCGGCTGAGTTGCCGCTAACGATCATGGATCAGACCGCTGATGATATTACGTCAGGCCGCATCACCTTTGCCACCGCTCAGGGAGCAACAACGGGGATCGGCGGTGTGTTTACCATTGCGGCGGATATTCCTATGTTGCTCGGAATGTCGCTCAAAGTGCTTCAGGAAATGGCCATATGCTACGGCTTTAATCCTGATGAGAAGCAGGAACGCATTTTTATTATCAAATGTATGCAATTTGCTTCATCCGATATTGTGGGCAAAAAGGCTGTGCTGGAGGAACTGGCCTTGTTCGATGATTCTTCACGTCAGGCACAGGTCTTTTCCCAAATGCAGGGGTGGAGAGAAGTCATTAACACCTATCGCGATCAGTTTGGATGGAAAAAGCTGTTCCAGATGGTCCCGATTGCAGGCATTTTGTTCGGCTCCATCGCGAATCGAAGCGCTATTCGTGACGTAGCTGAGGCGGGGAAAATGCTATACAGGAAACGCCGCATTTTGATGCGTTTGGCGGAAGAAGAGAGCTGACTGGATTATTCGGGATACAAGAGGGTATGTATCTTGGCTTGCTTGGGGAAGCAGGTTATGCGACTACGAAGGTGTAAAGCGGCCGGGATGGCCGCCACACGAATTCGCAGATGATGATATACGTAGC
Proteins encoded:
- a CDS encoding EcsC family protein, with the translated sequence MKQVAQYRESQDLLRHELKTIEAWEKEQKDIFFWEKIGRWPFMLLDRLTPKIIKDKLEQLLNELGSFIQNGGKYLVKEETVLNKLKRTACEHVIRQNGADSNSNTQDRLHDGENADSDGSFEPTWGLKQAAELPLTIMDQTADDITSGRITFATAQGATTGIGGVFTIAADIPMLLGMSLKVLQEMAICYGFNPDEKQERIFIIKCMQFASSDIVGKKAVLEELALFDDSSRQAQVFSQMQGWREVINTYRDQFGWKKLFQMVPIAGILFGSIANRSAIRDVAEAGKMLYRKRRILMRLAEEES
- the mmsB gene encoding multiple monosaccharide ABC transporter permease yields the protein METITKLFKNNIRQYGMMIALVVIMILFEVLTGGLLLKPINITNLILQNSYILVLAIGMVLVIITGHIDLSVGSIAAFVGAVAAIMMVDWQLPAWIAVIASLVVGALIGAWQGFWVAYVRIPAFIVTLAGMLLFRGLTMIVLEGQSISPFPGGFQKISSGFLPDFASSGYNLVSIIVGIALTVWFIVNELRERRSQLKYGFEVPSQTLFLLKLIVVAAVINLFTFMLASYAGIPNILVLLFILIVVYSFVMNRTVMGRHVYALGGNEKAAGLSGVKTKKVTFWVFVNMGVLAAISGLIFAARLNAATPRAGTNFELDAIAACFIGGASASGGIGTVFGAIIGGLVMGVLNNGMSLIGLGIDWQQGIKGLVLLLAVAFDIYNKNKRSA
- a CDS encoding glucose 1-dehydrogenase, with translation MNLQYPNYGTETQCKEVPIAFPPQHQYRQPGLEYLMVPRPIFDNPKYIGTGKLQDRVAIISGGDSGIGRAVAVAFAKEGADVVIAYLDEHRDAMETRDVIHKLGRRCLLIPGDLRQKSNCCLVVQKTMETFGRIDILINNMGVQFVRESYLDISEQQLRDTFDTNIISFFHMTTEVLPYMRAGASIVNTASVTAYVGQKNLIDYSATKGAIVSFTRALANNLVDQCIRVNAIAPGPIWTPLNAATQSPEAIRTFGTNTPMKRAGQPYELAPAYVLLASDDGSFITGQTLHVNGGQMVTT
- a CDS encoding MBL fold metallo-hydrolase, which codes for MKITLIRNATLWLEYGGVKFLIDPMLSEPGVNPPVPNTENERRNPLVPLPPQWETLGQPDVVIVTHLHPDHWDPAAVQWLDKQIPVFCQPGNEEQITADGFTQVNPIWVVGSMGEIEIIRTTGHHGTGEIGEQMGPVSGFVFQAPGEPVVYLAGDTIWCSEVAEALDEYRPDWTIVNAGGARFTLGDPIIMTAQDVTAVAQHAPYSQLVAVHMEAINHCLLTRSELAEHINREGLGDRVHIPADGATISG
- a CDS encoding Lrp/AsnC family transcriptional regulator, translating into MELFVPDDTDLRILHHLIEDSSLSHKEIGLLVHLTGQAVGARVRKMEDAGIIEGYTLRWNPEKMGQTIHAFITVFLNSGTVHSAFQAFARKHPSIVEIHRVSGEGCYWMRLRMSSQEELNTMLDELTQYGNYKLSFSLGEIK
- a CDS encoding GNAT family N-acetyltransferase, giving the protein MIKPTYTSQTASTTNVELVPYHCEHDAILHTFYLPEEQKQFTGMPDQMLALAKEDPHRHPVVITATGRPVGFFILYDGDELADYTNTSEALLLRAFSIHYADQGQGYAKHGLLQLPQFIAKHFPHVREVVLGVNARNLPVQSLYLKCGFKDEGDTKMGSHGLQHILKMSLHS